From Camelina sativa cultivar DH55 chromosome 7, Cs, whole genome shotgun sequence, one genomic window encodes:
- the LOC104703837 gene encoding disease resistance protein RML1B-like isoform X3, giving the protein MASPSCFTSRNYKFNVFSSFHGPDVRKTLLSHLREQFKRNGITMFNDQEIKRSAMISPSLKEAIKESRISIVILSKKYASSSWCLDELVEILECKKARGQMVMTIFYQVEPSDVRYQTGDFGIAFNKTCARKTNYKEKKKWSRALKYVGNIAGEDFKNWINEAKMIEKIAKDVLDKLNATPSRDFDGMVGLETHLREIESLLDLDNDRVKVVGIFGPAGIGKSTIARALHSRLSNRFQLTFFVDNLRETYPTGLDEYGLKLRLQKQFLSDILNLDDIKISNLCSIKNRLRDQRVLIILDDVNNIKQLEALAGNIDWFGPRSRIIVTTENRELLQQHGIHEPYPVVFPSDKDAVEILYRYAFRQSYPHDGVKVFAEKITKLCGNLPLALRVVGSSLCRKEEDEWKDVMCRLETILDRDIEEVLRVSYESLQENEQSLFLHIAAFFNYEFGDLVKAMFSEILEVNGGLKILVNRSLIEISTYGEKIKMHRLLQQMAIQTIKKQKPWKRQILMDAHGICDVLQNERVTTDVSGISFDISKIDEVFINERAFKRMPNLRFLRVYQEKYDENKIISIPNEMEFPSSLRLLHWEAYPSNSLPHRFHPEYLVKIDMKDSKLEKLWEEIQPLPNLKRVDLRGSYYLKELPDLSKATNLETLELDYCEDLVELPSSVSNLHKLKKLGMESCTKLELISTNWNLASLPHLNISNTNITTFGISVTDVASSTSPQFHLDRLISLRLRSNAKLKTLTQLPANIFSLDLSYAGIESMSDCCIESLHGLQTLELCGCRELTSLPELPPSLEFLDATNCESLENVFSLFGIPDGRLNFANCFKLGRQARRSIIQQRFIQYGSSFLPGRKIPTKFKHRANGNTLSFYVSAFSSYKVCLLISPKRSKQTFDIPQVNCRRISNDHLFRIREWTER; this is encoded by the exons ATGGCGTCTCCATCTTGCTTTACGTCTCGCAACTACAAATTTAACGTCTTCTCGAGCTTCCACGGGCCTGATGTCCGTAAAACACTTCTCAGTCACCTGCGTGAACAGTTTAAACGCAACGGGATCACTATGTTCAATGATCAAGAGATTAAGAGAAGCGCAATGATCTCCCCTTCACTCAAAGAAGCTATAAAAGAATCGAGGATCTCGATTGTGATTCTCTCCAAGAAATATGCTTCGTCAAGCTGGTGTTTGGATGAGTTGGTGGAGATACTGGAATGCAAAAAAGCTAGGGGACAGATGGTGATGACCATCTTCTACCAAGTGGAGCCGTCTGATGTACGATATCAAACAGGCGATTTTGGGATTGCTTTCAATAAAACTTGTGCACGTAAGACAAATtacaaggaaaagaagaaatggAGCAGAGCTTTGAAATATGTGGGAAACATTGCTGGAGAAGACTTCAAAAATTG GATTAATGAAGCAAAAATGATCGAGAAGATTGCCAAAGATGTTTTAGATAAACTAAATGCTACACCATCTAGAGATTTTGATGGCATGGTGGGACTTGAAACTCACTTGAGAGAAATAGAGTCTTTGCTAGATTTAGATAATGATAGAGTTAAAGTAGTTGGAATCTTTGGTCCTGCAGGCATTGGTAAGAGTACTATTGCTAGAGCTTTACATAGTCGACTCTCTAATAGGTTTCAGCTTACTTTTTTTGTGGACAACCTTAGGGAAACCTACCCCACTGGTCTTGATGAGTACGGTTTAAAGTTGCgtttacaaaaacaatttctttCAGATATTTTAAACCTAGATGATATAAAAATTTCCAATTTATGTTCAATAAAGAATAGGTTAAGGGACCAGAGAGTGCTTATTATTCTCGATGATGTGAACAATATAAAGCAATTAGAGGCTTTGGCTGGAAATATTGATTGGTTTGGTCCTAGAAGTAGGATTATAGTGACCACAGAAAATCGAGAGCTTTTACAACAACATGGTATCCATGAACCATACCCTGTAGTTTTTCCATCTGATAAAGATGCTGTGGAAATCTTATATAGATATGCTTTTAGACAAAGCTATCCACATGATGGTGTTAAAGTGTTTGCTGAAAAGATAACAAAGTTGTGTGGCAATCTTCCGTTGGCTCTACGTGTGGTGGGTTCATCTCTATGTAGGAAGGAGGAGGACGAATGGAAAGATGTAATGTGCAGGCTAGAAACTATTCTTGATCGAGATATTGAAGAAGTACTAAGAGTTAGTTATGAGAGTTTACAAGAGAATGagcaatctctctttctccatatTGCAGCCTTCTTTAACTACGAATTTGGTGATCTTGTAAAAGCCATGTTTTCTGAGATCTTGGAAGTCAATGGAGGATTGAAGATCCTAGTCAATAGATCTCTCATCGAGATATCTACATATGGCGAAAAAATAAAGATGCACAGATTACTACAACAAATGGCTATCCAAACCATTAAGAAACAAAAGCCTTGGAAACGCCAAATCTTAATGGATGCTCATGGGATTTGTGATGTTCTCCAAAATGAAAGA gTTACTACAGATGTGTCCGGGATATcatttgatatatcaaaaatCGATGAAGTATTTATTAATGAGAGAGCTTTCAAAAGAATGCCAAATCTTCGATTCCTTAGAGTTTACCAAGAAAAATATGATGAGAACAAAATAATCTCTATACCAAATGAGATGGAGTTTCCGAGTAGTTTAAGGTTACTACATTGGGAGGCATATCCAAGCAATAGTCTTCCTCATAGATTTCATCCTGAATATCTTGTTAAAATTGATATGAAGGACAGTAAGCTCGAGAAGCTCTGGGAAGAGATCCAG CCACTCCCAAACCTCAAAAGGGTTGATTTGAGAGGTTCCTATTATTTGAAGGAACTCCCGGATCTTTCAAAGGCTACAAACCTCGAGACATTGGAACTGGATTATTGTGAGGATTTGGTAGAGCTTCCATCCTCAGTTTCGAATCTTCATAAACTAAAGAAGTTAGGGATGGAGTCCTGCACAAAACTAGAGCTCATTTCAACTAACTGGAACTTAGCGTCTCTTCcacatttaaacatatcgaATACGAATATCACAACATTCGGTATATCAGTTACAGACGTGGCATCATCAACCAGCCCTCAGTTTCATCTTGATAGACTCATTAGTCTCAGATTACGCAGCAACGCAAAGCTCAAGACACTAACACAACTGCCCGCGAATATATTTTCTCTAGACCTAAGCTATGCTGGTATTGAAAGTATGTCAGATTGCTGCATCGAAAGTCTTCATGGGTTACAAACACTTGAGCTTTGTGGCTGCAGAGAACTCACATCACTGCCAGAACTCCCTCCTTCTCTCGAATTCCTAGATGCAACCAACTGTGAGTCACTTGAAAACGTATTTAGCCTTTTTGGTATTCCAGATGGGCGCCTCAACTTCGCCAACTGCTTCAAATTGGGCCGACAAGCGCGAAGGTCAATCATCCAACAACGATTTATTCAATATGGGTCATCGTTCTTACCCGGGAGAAAAATACCTACGAAGTTCAAACACCGAGCCAATGGAAATACATTGAGCTTTTACGTTTCCGCTTTCTCCAGTTATAAGGTTTGCCTCCTTATTTCCCCTAAGAGATCCAAACAAACTTTTGATATTCCCCAGGTGAACTGTCGTCGGATTAGCAACGACCACTTGTTCCGCATCCGAGAG TGGACAGAGAGATAG
- the LOC104703837 gene encoding disease resistance protein RML1B-like isoform X2, with the protein MASPSCFTSRNYKFNVFSSFHGPDVRKTLLSHLREQFKRNGITMFNDQEIKRSAMISPSLKEAIKESRISIVILSKKYASSSWCLDELVEILECKKARGQMVMTIFYQVEPSDVRYQTGDFGIAFNKTCARKTNYKEKKKWSRALKYVGNIAGEDFKNWINEAKMIEKIAKDVLDKLNATPSRDFDGMVGLETHLREIESLLDLDNDRVKVVGIFGPAGIGKSTIARALHSRLSNRFQLTFFVDNLRETYPTGLDEYGLKLRLQKQFLSDILNLDDIKISNLCSIKNRLRDQRVLIILDDVNNIKQLEALAGNIDWFGPRSRIIVTTENRELLQQHGIHEPYPVVFPSDKDAVEILYRYAFRQSYPHDGVKVFAEKITKLCGNLPLALRVVGSSLCRKEEDEWKDVMCRLETILDRDIEEVLRVSYESLQENEQSLFLHIAAFFNYEFGDLVKAMFSEILEVNGGLKILVNRSLIEISTYGEKIKMHRLLQQMAIQTIKKQKPWKRQILMDAHGICDVLQNERVTTDVSGISFDISKIDEVFINERAFKRMPNLRFLRVYQEKYDENKIISIPNEMEFPSSLRLLHWEAYPSNSLPHRFHPEYLVKIDMKDSKLEKLWEEIQPLPNLKRVDLRGSYYLKELPDLSKATNLETLELDYCEDLVELPSSVSNLHKLKKLGMESCTKLELISTNWNLASLPHLNISNTNITTFGISVTDVASSTSPQFHLDRLISLRLRSNAKLKTLTQLPANIFSLDLSYAGIESMSDCCIESLHGLQTLELCGCRELTSLPELPPSLEFLDATNCESLENVFSLFGIPDGRLNFANCFKLGRQARRSIIQQRFIQYGSSFLPGRKIPTKFKHRANGNTLSFYVSAFSSYKVCLLISPKRSKQTFDIPQVNCRRISNDHLFRIRERDSVRIHQQHGKLRRYCMWCTDLVGGNQWGVWR; encoded by the exons ATGGCGTCTCCATCTTGCTTTACGTCTCGCAACTACAAATTTAACGTCTTCTCGAGCTTCCACGGGCCTGATGTCCGTAAAACACTTCTCAGTCACCTGCGTGAACAGTTTAAACGCAACGGGATCACTATGTTCAATGATCAAGAGATTAAGAGAAGCGCAATGATCTCCCCTTCACTCAAAGAAGCTATAAAAGAATCGAGGATCTCGATTGTGATTCTCTCCAAGAAATATGCTTCGTCAAGCTGGTGTTTGGATGAGTTGGTGGAGATACTGGAATGCAAAAAAGCTAGGGGACAGATGGTGATGACCATCTTCTACCAAGTGGAGCCGTCTGATGTACGATATCAAACAGGCGATTTTGGGATTGCTTTCAATAAAACTTGTGCACGTAAGACAAATtacaaggaaaagaagaaatggAGCAGAGCTTTGAAATATGTGGGAAACATTGCTGGAGAAGACTTCAAAAATTG GATTAATGAAGCAAAAATGATCGAGAAGATTGCCAAAGATGTTTTAGATAAACTAAATGCTACACCATCTAGAGATTTTGATGGCATGGTGGGACTTGAAACTCACTTGAGAGAAATAGAGTCTTTGCTAGATTTAGATAATGATAGAGTTAAAGTAGTTGGAATCTTTGGTCCTGCAGGCATTGGTAAGAGTACTATTGCTAGAGCTTTACATAGTCGACTCTCTAATAGGTTTCAGCTTACTTTTTTTGTGGACAACCTTAGGGAAACCTACCCCACTGGTCTTGATGAGTACGGTTTAAAGTTGCgtttacaaaaacaatttctttCAGATATTTTAAACCTAGATGATATAAAAATTTCCAATTTATGTTCAATAAAGAATAGGTTAAGGGACCAGAGAGTGCTTATTATTCTCGATGATGTGAACAATATAAAGCAATTAGAGGCTTTGGCTGGAAATATTGATTGGTTTGGTCCTAGAAGTAGGATTATAGTGACCACAGAAAATCGAGAGCTTTTACAACAACATGGTATCCATGAACCATACCCTGTAGTTTTTCCATCTGATAAAGATGCTGTGGAAATCTTATATAGATATGCTTTTAGACAAAGCTATCCACATGATGGTGTTAAAGTGTTTGCTGAAAAGATAACAAAGTTGTGTGGCAATCTTCCGTTGGCTCTACGTGTGGTGGGTTCATCTCTATGTAGGAAGGAGGAGGACGAATGGAAAGATGTAATGTGCAGGCTAGAAACTATTCTTGATCGAGATATTGAAGAAGTACTAAGAGTTAGTTATGAGAGTTTACAAGAGAATGagcaatctctctttctccatatTGCAGCCTTCTTTAACTACGAATTTGGTGATCTTGTAAAAGCCATGTTTTCTGAGATCTTGGAAGTCAATGGAGGATTGAAGATCCTAGTCAATAGATCTCTCATCGAGATATCTACATATGGCGAAAAAATAAAGATGCACAGATTACTACAACAAATGGCTATCCAAACCATTAAGAAACAAAAGCCTTGGAAACGCCAAATCTTAATGGATGCTCATGGGATTTGTGATGTTCTCCAAAATGAAAGA gTTACTACAGATGTGTCCGGGATATcatttgatatatcaaaaatCGATGAAGTATTTATTAATGAGAGAGCTTTCAAAAGAATGCCAAATCTTCGATTCCTTAGAGTTTACCAAGAAAAATATGATGAGAACAAAATAATCTCTATACCAAATGAGATGGAGTTTCCGAGTAGTTTAAGGTTACTACATTGGGAGGCATATCCAAGCAATAGTCTTCCTCATAGATTTCATCCTGAATATCTTGTTAAAATTGATATGAAGGACAGTAAGCTCGAGAAGCTCTGGGAAGAGATCCAG CCACTCCCAAACCTCAAAAGGGTTGATTTGAGAGGTTCCTATTATTTGAAGGAACTCCCGGATCTTTCAAAGGCTACAAACCTCGAGACATTGGAACTGGATTATTGTGAGGATTTGGTAGAGCTTCCATCCTCAGTTTCGAATCTTCATAAACTAAAGAAGTTAGGGATGGAGTCCTGCACAAAACTAGAGCTCATTTCAACTAACTGGAACTTAGCGTCTCTTCcacatttaaacatatcgaATACGAATATCACAACATTCGGTATATCAGTTACAGACGTGGCATCATCAACCAGCCCTCAGTTTCATCTTGATAGACTCATTAGTCTCAGATTACGCAGCAACGCAAAGCTCAAGACACTAACACAACTGCCCGCGAATATATTTTCTCTAGACCTAAGCTATGCTGGTATTGAAAGTATGTCAGATTGCTGCATCGAAAGTCTTCATGGGTTACAAACACTTGAGCTTTGTGGCTGCAGAGAACTCACATCACTGCCAGAACTCCCTCCTTCTCTCGAATTCCTAGATGCAACCAACTGTGAGTCACTTGAAAACGTATTTAGCCTTTTTGGTATTCCAGATGGGCGCCTCAACTTCGCCAACTGCTTCAAATTGGGCCGACAAGCGCGAAGGTCAATCATCCAACAACGATTTATTCAATATGGGTCATCGTTCTTACCCGGGAGAAAAATACCTACGAAGTTCAAACACCGAGCCAATGGAAATACATTGAGCTTTTACGTTTCCGCTTTCTCCAGTTATAAGGTTTGCCTCCTTATTTCCCCTAAGAGATCCAAACAAACTTTTGATATTCCCCAGGTGAACTGTCGTCGGATTAGCAACGACCACTTGTTCCGCATCCGAGAG AGAGATAGTGTACGAATTCACCAGCAACATGGGAAACTTCGACGTTATTGCATGTGGTGCACAGATCTTGTCGGAGGAAATCAGTGGGGGGTCTGGCGATGA
- the LOC104705182 gene encoding zinc finger MYM-type protein 1-like has protein sequence MNGEILWSYKVQQKDWQVITYSPKIVLKRHFSHVYYSRKMSEGQKQDRRWLVYSKSVNKIFYFCCKFFNRNDKSQLASTGFSDWKNILKRLREHESSRDHIVCMKQWVELELRLQKNQTIDKHAQDVINKERIHWRHVLLRILAVVKTLAKQNLAFRGSNDKIGEEDCGNFLSFIEMIADFDPVIIEHLRRYKEDESQCHFLSNRIQNELIALLANEIKGMIIKKIQGAKYFSVILDCTPDISHHEQMTVVIRCVDVTTTSAKVEEFFLTFLKVDDTSGEGLFRELQEVLAAFDLKIDDVRGQGYDNGSNMKGKHKGVQKRFLEVNPRAFYTPCSCHSLNLALCDMATTSSTKAISFFGIIQRTYCLFSLSNKLWKIFEDHVGGLTLKALSNTRWESHIESVKAVKL, from the coding sequence ATGAATGGAGAGATTTTATGGTCATACAAGGTCCAACAAAAAGACTGGCAAGTGATTACATATTCCCCAAAGATAGTGTTAAAGAGACATTTCTCGCATGTGTACTATTCAAGAAAAATGAGTGAAGGTCAAAAGCAAGATCGTCGTTGGTTGGTTTATTCAAAATCAGTGAACAAGATCTTTTACTTTTGCTGTAAATTTTTCAATCGGAATGACAAAAGTCAACTGGCTTCTACGGGATTCAGTGAttggaaaaatattttgaaaaggcTAAGAGAGCATGAGTCTAGCCGTGATCACATTGTGTGCATGAAACAGTGGGTGGAACTAGAACTGAGGCTTCAAAAAAATCAGACAATTGATAAACATGCTCAAGATGTAATTAATAAAGAGAGGATTCATTGGAGGCATGTATTGCTTAGGATTTTAGCTGTGGTAAAGACTCTTGCCAAACAAAATCTAGCTTTTCGAGGAAGCAACGACAAgatcggagaagaagattgtggaAATTTCTTAAGTTTTATTGAGATGATTGCTGATTTTGATCCGGTGATAATAGAACATCTGAGAAGATATAAAGAAGATGAATCTCAATGTCATTTTCTGAGCAACAGAATTCAAAATGAGTTGATAGCTTTGTTAGCTAATGAGATTAAAGGGATGATTATCAAGAAAATTCAAGGTGCAAAGTATTTTTCTGTCATCCTTGACTGCACTCCAGATATTAGCCATCATGAGCAAATGACTGTTGTAATTCGATGTGTAGATGTTACAACAACTTCGGCTAAGGTTGAAGAATTTTTCTTGACATTCTTGAAAGTTGATGATACATCTGGAGAAGGACTTTTTCGTGAGCTTCAAGAAGTGTTGGCTGCTTTTGACTTGAAAATTGATGATGTAAGGGGTCAAGGATATGACAATGGGTCTAATATGAAGGGGAAGCATAAAGGAGTACAAAAAAGATTTCTTGAAGTGAATCCAAGGGCGTTTTATACACCATGTAGTTGTCATAGTCTCAATCTTGCACTTTGTGATATGGCAACCACTTCTTCTACCAAGGCAATCTCATTTTTTGGGATTATTCAGCGCACTTATTGCTTATTTTCATTATCAAATAAACTGTGGAAAATATTTGAAGATCATGTGGGTGGACTGACACTTAAGGCTTTATCAAACACTCGATGGGAGAGTCATATCGAAAGTGTTAAGGCAGTAAAATTATAG
- the LOC104703837 gene encoding disease resistance protein RML1B-like isoform X1 translates to MASPSCFTSRNYKFNVFSSFHGPDVRKTLLSHLREQFKRNGITMFNDQEIKRSAMISPSLKEAIKESRISIVILSKKYASSSWCLDELVEILECKKARGQMVMTIFYQVEPSDVRYQTGDFGIAFNKTCARKTNYKEKKKWSRALKYVGNIAGEDFKNWINEAKMIEKIAKDVLDKLNATPSRDFDGMVGLETHLREIESLLDLDNDRVKVVGIFGPAGIGKSTIARALHSRLSNRFQLTFFVDNLRETYPTGLDEYGLKLRLQKQFLSDILNLDDIKISNLCSIKNRLRDQRVLIILDDVNNIKQLEALAGNIDWFGPRSRIIVTTENRELLQQHGIHEPYPVVFPSDKDAVEILYRYAFRQSYPHDGVKVFAEKITKLCGNLPLALRVVGSSLCRKEEDEWKDVMCRLETILDRDIEEVLRVSYESLQENEQSLFLHIAAFFNYEFGDLVKAMFSEILEVNGGLKILVNRSLIEISTYGEKIKMHRLLQQMAIQTIKKQKPWKRQILMDAHGICDVLQNERVTTDVSGISFDISKIDEVFINERAFKRMPNLRFLRVYQEKYDENKIISIPNEMEFPSSLRLLHWEAYPSNSLPHRFHPEYLVKIDMKDSKLEKLWEEIQPLPNLKRVDLRGSYYLKELPDLSKATNLETLELDYCEDLVELPSSVSNLHKLKKLGMESCTKLELISTNWNLASLPHLNISNTNITTFGISVTDVASSTSPQFHLDRLISLRLRSNAKLKTLTQLPANIFSLDLSYAGIESMSDCCIESLHGLQTLELCGCRELTSLPELPPSLEFLDATNCESLENVFSLFGIPDGRLNFANCFKLGRQARRSIIQQRFIQYGSSFLPGRKIPTKFKHRANGNTLSFYVSAFSSYKVCLLISPKRSKQTFDIPQVNCRRISNDHLFRIREVRFYNISKCKKTHLFVFHSDSLHRDDFEVDREIVYEFTSNMGNFDVIACGAQILSEEISGGSGDEASDDDESESVSSSETCQNNDDNNRNVVENGFSRAIRAAIGDVWRPKPRG, encoded by the exons ATGGCGTCTCCATCTTGCTTTACGTCTCGCAACTACAAATTTAACGTCTTCTCGAGCTTCCACGGGCCTGATGTCCGTAAAACACTTCTCAGTCACCTGCGTGAACAGTTTAAACGCAACGGGATCACTATGTTCAATGATCAAGAGATTAAGAGAAGCGCAATGATCTCCCCTTCACTCAAAGAAGCTATAAAAGAATCGAGGATCTCGATTGTGATTCTCTCCAAGAAATATGCTTCGTCAAGCTGGTGTTTGGATGAGTTGGTGGAGATACTGGAATGCAAAAAAGCTAGGGGACAGATGGTGATGACCATCTTCTACCAAGTGGAGCCGTCTGATGTACGATATCAAACAGGCGATTTTGGGATTGCTTTCAATAAAACTTGTGCACGTAAGACAAATtacaaggaaaagaagaaatggAGCAGAGCTTTGAAATATGTGGGAAACATTGCTGGAGAAGACTTCAAAAATTG GATTAATGAAGCAAAAATGATCGAGAAGATTGCCAAAGATGTTTTAGATAAACTAAATGCTACACCATCTAGAGATTTTGATGGCATGGTGGGACTTGAAACTCACTTGAGAGAAATAGAGTCTTTGCTAGATTTAGATAATGATAGAGTTAAAGTAGTTGGAATCTTTGGTCCTGCAGGCATTGGTAAGAGTACTATTGCTAGAGCTTTACATAGTCGACTCTCTAATAGGTTTCAGCTTACTTTTTTTGTGGACAACCTTAGGGAAACCTACCCCACTGGTCTTGATGAGTACGGTTTAAAGTTGCgtttacaaaaacaatttctttCAGATATTTTAAACCTAGATGATATAAAAATTTCCAATTTATGTTCAATAAAGAATAGGTTAAGGGACCAGAGAGTGCTTATTATTCTCGATGATGTGAACAATATAAAGCAATTAGAGGCTTTGGCTGGAAATATTGATTGGTTTGGTCCTAGAAGTAGGATTATAGTGACCACAGAAAATCGAGAGCTTTTACAACAACATGGTATCCATGAACCATACCCTGTAGTTTTTCCATCTGATAAAGATGCTGTGGAAATCTTATATAGATATGCTTTTAGACAAAGCTATCCACATGATGGTGTTAAAGTGTTTGCTGAAAAGATAACAAAGTTGTGTGGCAATCTTCCGTTGGCTCTACGTGTGGTGGGTTCATCTCTATGTAGGAAGGAGGAGGACGAATGGAAAGATGTAATGTGCAGGCTAGAAACTATTCTTGATCGAGATATTGAAGAAGTACTAAGAGTTAGTTATGAGAGTTTACAAGAGAATGagcaatctctctttctccatatTGCAGCCTTCTTTAACTACGAATTTGGTGATCTTGTAAAAGCCATGTTTTCTGAGATCTTGGAAGTCAATGGAGGATTGAAGATCCTAGTCAATAGATCTCTCATCGAGATATCTACATATGGCGAAAAAATAAAGATGCACAGATTACTACAACAAATGGCTATCCAAACCATTAAGAAACAAAAGCCTTGGAAACGCCAAATCTTAATGGATGCTCATGGGATTTGTGATGTTCTCCAAAATGAAAGA gTTACTACAGATGTGTCCGGGATATcatttgatatatcaaaaatCGATGAAGTATTTATTAATGAGAGAGCTTTCAAAAGAATGCCAAATCTTCGATTCCTTAGAGTTTACCAAGAAAAATATGATGAGAACAAAATAATCTCTATACCAAATGAGATGGAGTTTCCGAGTAGTTTAAGGTTACTACATTGGGAGGCATATCCAAGCAATAGTCTTCCTCATAGATTTCATCCTGAATATCTTGTTAAAATTGATATGAAGGACAGTAAGCTCGAGAAGCTCTGGGAAGAGATCCAG CCACTCCCAAACCTCAAAAGGGTTGATTTGAGAGGTTCCTATTATTTGAAGGAACTCCCGGATCTTTCAAAGGCTACAAACCTCGAGACATTGGAACTGGATTATTGTGAGGATTTGGTAGAGCTTCCATCCTCAGTTTCGAATCTTCATAAACTAAAGAAGTTAGGGATGGAGTCCTGCACAAAACTAGAGCTCATTTCAACTAACTGGAACTTAGCGTCTCTTCcacatttaaacatatcgaATACGAATATCACAACATTCGGTATATCAGTTACAGACGTGGCATCATCAACCAGCCCTCAGTTTCATCTTGATAGACTCATTAGTCTCAGATTACGCAGCAACGCAAAGCTCAAGACACTAACACAACTGCCCGCGAATATATTTTCTCTAGACCTAAGCTATGCTGGTATTGAAAGTATGTCAGATTGCTGCATCGAAAGTCTTCATGGGTTACAAACACTTGAGCTTTGTGGCTGCAGAGAACTCACATCACTGCCAGAACTCCCTCCTTCTCTCGAATTCCTAGATGCAACCAACTGTGAGTCACTTGAAAACGTATTTAGCCTTTTTGGTATTCCAGATGGGCGCCTCAACTTCGCCAACTGCTTCAAATTGGGCCGACAAGCGCGAAGGTCAATCATCCAACAACGATTTATTCAATATGGGTCATCGTTCTTACCCGGGAGAAAAATACCTACGAAGTTCAAACACCGAGCCAATGGAAATACATTGAGCTTTTACGTTTCCGCTTTCTCCAGTTATAAGGTTTGCCTCCTTATTTCCCCTAAGAGATCCAAACAAACTTTTGATATTCCCCAGGTGAACTGTCGTCGGATTAGCAACGACCACTTGTTCCGCATCCGAGAGGTTAGGTTTTATAATATCTCCAAGTGCAAAAAGACACATTTGTTTGTATTTCACTCAGACTCGCTTCACAGAGATGATTTTGAAGTGGACAGAGAGATAGTGTACGAATTCACCAGCAACATGGGAAACTTCGACGTTATTGCATGTGGTGCACAGATCTTGTCGGAGGAAATCAGTGGGGGGTCTGGCGATGAAGCGTCAGACGACGATGAATCTGAATCTGTATCTTCTAGCGAAACTTGCCAAAATAATGATGATAACAATAGAAACGTCGTCGAAAACGGGTTCTCTCGAGCAATAAGGGCAGCAATAGGTGATGTTTGGAGACCAAAAccaagaggatga